One window from the genome of Pedobacter schmidteae encodes:
- a CDS encoding retropepsin-like aspartic protease produces MRTIAVPLTLINLQDDGFHLLVEIVVFGQKLLAVVDTGASRCVFDKTFIEAHIKGLENTEEMHATTLFTTSSTLQATISKVKIGRLTLNDYETVALDLEAVNQAYEGLGHPPIRAIIGGDLLLKYHATINYKKMKMFLYQ; encoded by the coding sequence ATGAGAACAATTGCTGTTCCACTGACATTAATCAATTTACAAGATGACGGTTTCCACCTTTTGGTGGAAATTGTTGTTTTTGGGCAAAAACTGCTGGCCGTAGTAGATACCGGGGCCTCCAGATGTGTTTTTGACAAAACTTTTATCGAAGCACATATCAAAGGGTTGGAAAATACTGAAGAAATGCACGCTACCACACTCTTCACTACTTCCAGCACCCTTCAGGCAACTATCTCTAAAGTAAAAATAGGCAGGCTTACACTAAATGATTACGAGACTGTAGCACTCGATCTTGAAGCCGTAAATCAAGCGTATGAAGGATTAGGACACCCGCCAATCCGTGCTATTATTGGTGGCGATCTGTTGCTGAAATATCATGCAACCATCAATTATAAAAAAATGAAGATGTTTTTGTATCAGTAA
- a CDS encoding EcsC family protein, whose product MMSYEENIRIEFEFWKMEMMKKPSFLNKTTQRIQKKINSYIPDKVHEAITTAMKGMIKTVLYGSTHTTTAISSREMSLIHREALIRQKIDGYCKTGAVEGGITGAGGFLMSVADFPILIGIKIKMLFEIAALYGFDIKDYRERLYILYIFQLAFSSQQGTTKIFLHIRDWENKLQTLPENPENFDWLTFQQEYRDYIDLAKLAQLLPVVGAAVGVVVNYQLIKKLGKTAMQAYRLRLLDNDKLLT is encoded by the coding sequence ATGATGAGCTATGAAGAAAACATAAGAATTGAGTTTGAATTCTGGAAAATGGAAATGATGAAAAAGCCTTCATTTCTAAATAAAACCACTCAAAGGATTCAGAAAAAAATCAACAGCTATATTCCCGACAAAGTCCACGAGGCTATCACAACAGCAATGAAGGGGATGATAAAAACAGTACTATATGGTTCTACCCATACCACCACTGCCATTTCTTCCAGGGAGATGAGCCTGATTCACCGGGAAGCTCTTATACGTCAAAAGATTGACGGCTATTGCAAAACCGGTGCGGTTGAAGGCGGGATAACCGGTGCTGGTGGTTTTTTAATGAGTGTCGCCGATTTCCCCATCTTAATTGGCATTAAAATAAAAATGCTTTTCGAAATTGCTGCCCTTTATGGTTTTGATATAAAAGACTATCGGGAGCGCCTGTATATTTTGTACATATTTCAGTTGGCTTTTTCAAGTCAACAGGGTACAACAAAAATATTTTTGCATATTAGAGACTGGGAAAACAAACTTCAAACACTTCCCGAAAATCCAGAAAACTTTGACTGGTTAACCTTCCAGCAGGAATACAGGGACTACATTGATCTAGCCAAATTAGCCCAGTTACTGCCTGTAGTAGGGGCAGCAGTTGGTGTTGTGGTCAATTATCAATTGATCAAAAAACTAGGTAAAACAGCAATGCAGGCTTATCGGTTACGATTGCTGGACAACGATAAATTATTGACCTAG
- a CDS encoding nucleoside deaminase — protein MIKKTNQHQKFMELAIQLSAQNVLEGLGGPFGAVVVKDGKIVAKSANKVTSTNDPTAHAEVSAIRMACKKLKTFDLSGCIIYTSCEPCPMCLGAVYWAKIDSIYYANTKQDAEDIGFSDKFIYDELEKPLSKRQLPIRQMMRDEALQAFKLWDESAMRTDY, from the coding sequence ATGATAAAGAAAACAAATCAACACCAAAAGTTTATGGAATTGGCCATACAGCTTTCAGCACAAAATGTACTGGAGGGTTTAGGGGGTCCCTTTGGAGCTGTAGTAGTAAAGGATGGAAAAATTGTAGCAAAAAGCGCAAACAAAGTAACCTCAACAAACGACCCTACTGCACATGCTGAAGTATCGGCCATACGAATGGCCTGTAAAAAACTAAAAACATTTGACCTCAGTGGCTGTATCATTTACACCAGCTGCGAGCCCTGTCCTATGTGTCTTGGCGCAGTGTACTGGGCAAAAATAGATAGCATCTACTACGCAAATACGAAACAAGATGCCGAGGATATTGGCTTTAGCGACAAATTCATATACGATGAGCTAGAAAAACCATTGAGCAAACGCCAGCTCCCTATCAGACAAATGATGAGAGATGAAGCTCTTCAGGCTTTTAAATTGTGGGACGAAAGTGCCATGCGGACCGACTACTAA
- the gyrB gene encoding DNA topoisomerase (ATP-hydrolyzing) subunit B codes for MSEEKDPKSNYSADNIQVLEGLEAVRKRPSMYIGDTGIKGLHHLVYEVVDNSIDEALAGHADTIHVNILKGNSIRVEDNGRGIPTGINTKEQKSALEIVMTVLHAGGKFDKDTYKVSGGLHGVGVSCVNALSTHLKAEVHREGKIWVQEYNIGKPLYDVKSIGDTDKRGTIVTFSPDPTIFTQTTEYRYDTLASRLRELAFLNKGIKLTLTDERETLENGEYLSELFHSEGGLKEFVQFLDGTRPSLIPEPIYVEGIKNGIPVELALQYNDSYSENVHSYVNNINTHEGGTHIAGFRRGLTRTLKAYADKSGLLKNVKFEITGDDFREGLTAVVSVKVQEPQFEGQTKTKLGNSEVMGAVDVAVGEALGIYLEEYPKEAKMIVNKVILAATARAAARKAREMVQRKSVMGGSGLPGKLADCSDSDPEKCELYLVEGDSAGGTAKQGRDRNFQAILPLKGKILNVEKAMEHKIYENDEIKNMFTALGVSIGTPEDDKALNLTKLRYHKIVIMTDADIDGSHITTLILTFFFRYMKALIEAGYVYIAAPPLYQVKKGKEFEYCWNDQQRDAAVQRLKGAGKEESVHIQRYKGLGEMNAEQLWDTTLNPSTRTLMQATIENAAECDHTFSMLMGDEVAPRREFIERNAKYAKIDA; via the coding sequence ATGAGCGAAGAAAAAGATCCAAAGTCAAATTATTCGGCAGATAATATACAGGTATTAGAAGGATTGGAAGCGGTGCGAAAGCGCCCTTCGATGTATATAGGCGATACCGGAATTAAAGGTTTACATCACCTTGTGTATGAGGTAGTAGACAACTCAATTGATGAGGCATTGGCAGGACATGCTGATACCATTCATGTAAATATTTTAAAAGGTAACTCAATACGGGTTGAAGATAACGGACGTGGTATCCCAACGGGGATCAACACCAAAGAGCAAAAGTCGGCATTAGAGATTGTAATGACGGTACTGCACGCCGGTGGTAAATTTGACAAAGATACCTATAAGGTATCCGGAGGTTTGCACGGTGTGGGGGTAAGTTGCGTAAACGCTTTGTCTACCCACCTCAAAGCAGAAGTACACCGCGAAGGAAAGATCTGGGTACAGGAGTATAATATTGGTAAACCGCTTTATGATGTGAAATCTATTGGTGATACAGATAAGCGTGGAACGATTGTAACTTTTTCTCCGGATCCGACAATTTTTACCCAAACAACGGAATATCGTTACGATACTCTGGCCTCGAGGCTAAGAGAGCTTGCTTTTCTTAACAAAGGCATTAAGCTTACCCTTACCGATGAGCGTGAAACTCTGGAAAACGGAGAGTATCTTTCTGAACTATTCCATTCAGAAGGTGGATTGAAAGAGTTTGTTCAGTTTTTAGATGGAACACGGCCTTCTTTGATACCGGAGCCAATTTATGTGGAAGGTATTAAAAATGGAATTCCTGTTGAGCTGGCCCTGCAGTACAATGATAGTTATTCCGAAAATGTGCATTCTTATGTAAACAATATCAATACGCACGAAGGAGGAACACATATTGCTGGTTTTAGAAGAGGTCTGACCAGGACATTAAAGGCCTATGCCGATAAGTCTGGGTTGCTTAAAAATGTTAAGTTCGAGATTACTGGTGATGACTTCAGGGAAGGTTTGACTGCCGTAGTTTCGGTTAAGGTTCAGGAACCTCAGTTTGAAGGGCAAACCAAAACCAAGCTGGGCAACTCGGAGGTAATGGGTGCCGTGGATGTTGCCGTTGGTGAAGCCTTAGGTATTTATCTGGAAGAATATCCTAAAGAGGCAAAAATGATCGTTAACAAGGTTATCCTTGCTGCGACAGCCCGTGCTGCGGCGCGCAAAGCCCGGGAAATGGTTCAACGTAAAAGTGTAATGGGCGGCTCCGGCTTACCTGGTAAGCTGGCCGATTGTTCTGATAGCGATCCGGAAAAATGCGAGTTGTACCTGGTGGAGGGAGACTCGGCAGGTGGTACTGCCAAACAAGGACGCGACCGTAATTTTCAGGCTATACTTCCTTTAAAGGGTAAGATCCTGAATGTGGAGAAAGCAATGGAGCATAAGATCTACGAAAATGACGAGATCAAAAATATGTTTACAGCTTTGGGGGTAAGTATTGGAACACCTGAAGATGATAAAGCATTGAATTTAACCAAGCTACGTTACCACAAAATTGTGATCATGACGGATGCTGATATTGACGGATCTCACATTACTACGTTGATTCTGACCTTCTTCTTCAGATATATGAAGGCACTTATTGAGGCAGGCTACGTTTACATTGCAGCTCCACCTTTGTACCAGGTTAAAAAAGGTAAGGAGTTTGAATATTGCTGGAACGATCAGCAACGTGATGCTGCCGTACAACGTTTAAAAGGTGCCGGTAAAGAAGAAAGTGTACACATTCAGCGCTATAAAGGTTTGGGTGAGATGAATGCAGAGCAGCTTTGGGATACTACTTTGAACCCATCTACACGTACATTGATGCAGGCGACTATTGAGAATGCTGCAGAATGTGATCATACTTTCTCTATGTTGATGGGAGATGAGGTAGCACCACGGAGGGAGTTTATTGAACGTAATGCAAAATATGCGAAAATTGATGCTTAG
- a CDS encoding OmpH family outer membrane protein, producing MKKTTLGGIATAVAIVSVMASCQNKEDKGATVKKTDSTTVSSSEKIVYVNSDSLLTKYQYFKDLKVKLEAKSKTAQTDLASKQQAFQREVAQYQQQANTLPADQRASTEERLARKQQELQAYTQNAGAAIQNEQAAENEKLYDKVADYLKDYAKKKGYKMVLGYSKGNGTILFADESLDVTSEVIVGLNEAYKK from the coding sequence ATGAAAAAAACAACATTAGGCGGCATTGCCACCGCAGTAGCCATCGTTTCTGTGATGGCATCTTGCCAGAATAAAGAAGACAAAGGCGCTACGGTTAAAAAAACAGATTCGACGACAGTTTCAAGCAGTGAAAAAATTGTTTATGTAAACTCCGATTCCCTGTTAACAAAATACCAGTATTTTAAAGATCTTAAAGTAAAATTAGAAGCGAAATCTAAAACCGCTCAAACAGATCTGGCTTCAAAACAACAAGCATTTCAACGCGAAGTTGCCCAGTATCAGCAACAGGCTAATACATTGCCAGCAGATCAACGCGCTTCAACTGAAGAAAGATTAGCACGTAAGCAACAGGAACTACAGGCTTATACTCAAAATGCCGGTGCTGCAATCCAAAATGAGCAGGCTGCAGAAAACGAAAAACTGTACGACAAAGTAGCTGATTATTTGAAAGATTACGCTAAAAAGAAAGGTTATAAAATGGTACTGGGTTACTCAAAAGGTAACGGTACAATATTATTTGCTGATGAGAGCCTGGACGTAACCAGCGAAGTGATCGTTGGACTAAATGAAGCTTACAAAAAATAA